A genomic window from Acetobacter sp. includes:
- a CDS encoding type ISP restriction/modification enzyme yields MNDPQGSLFEEKPSQSRLVRRDGITDEGLAHFQAAYPEEAITKRDLFYYVYGLLHSEDYRARFADNLSKQLPRIPRVKTASDFWAFSKAGRALAALHVNYEQVEPYPVIFTHGGPSLGPPSDPERFYRVEQMKFAGKRPTLDKSTVIYNANITITGIPLEAYEYVVNGKPALEWVMERQSVKTDTKSHLVKNANAWANETMHDPRYPLDLFLRVITVSLETLRVVRDLPRLEI; encoded by the coding sequence ATGAACGATCCGCAAGGCAGCCTCTTTGAAGAGAAACCGTCTCAATCACGACTCGTTCGCCGCGACGGTATCACGGATGAAGGGCTGGCCCATTTTCAGGCCGCCTATCCCGAAGAGGCGATTACCAAAAGAGACCTGTTCTATTATGTCTACGGCTTACTTCATTCGGAGGATTATCGCGCCCGTTTCGCTGACAACCTGTCCAAACAGTTGCCGCGCATTCCCCGCGTGAAAACCGCCTCCGATTTCTGGGCTTTTTCTAAGGCTGGCCGTGCTTTGGCCGCTTTGCATGTGAACTATGAGCAGGTGGAACCTTACCCCGTCATCTTCACACACGGCGGCCCGTCGCTCGGGCCGCCTTCCGATCCCGAACGCTTCTACCGGGTGGAGCAGATGAAATTCGCGGGCAAGCGCCCCACGCTCGACAAATCCACCGTGATCTACAACGCCAACATCACCATCACCGGCATTCCGCTCGAAGCCTATGAATATGTGGTGAACGGCAAGCCCGCGCTCGAATGGGTCATGGAACGCCAGAGTGTGAAGACGGACACGAAAAGCCATCTCGTCAAGAACGCCAACGCCTGGGCCAACGAGACCATGCACGACCCGCGCTACCCGCTGGACCTCTTCCTTCGCGTCATCACCGTAAGCCTGGAAACGCTACGGGTCGTCCGTGACCTCCCGAGACTGGAGATATAA
- a CDS encoding type ISP restriction/modification enzyme, whose translation MICTSGGGQKAAFSVLMCSALPSLHMVDIDGSQCFPMFLYETEHGQ comes from the coding sequence GTGATTTGCACGTCAGGCGGAGGGCAGAAAGCCGCCTTCAGTGTGCTGATGTGCAGCGCTCTTCCGAGCCTCCACATGGTGGATATCGACGGCAGCCAATGCTTCCCGATGTTTCTCTACGAAACGGAGCATGGACAATGA
- a CDS encoding DEAD/DEAH box helicase → MSALTTLLDTFRNAAVTEREKGTYFEELTVCYLRTEPSYADLYDGVWTYGEWATDLGLTSKDTGIDLVARTRGTGEFHAIQCKLYAADHVIAKKDIDSFFTASGKTHFTRRLIIASTNHWTENAEASLDNQNPPVSKIDLFDLDSSLIDWTRYQPKTPPALRPRKTPRPHQKTAIERVLRGFETQERGKLIMACGTGKTFTSLKITEAQAGRGGRVLFLVPSLSLLSQTLTEWTQESRTPLHSFAVCSDSDVGKKSADDDEIKIKTHELRYPATTSAARLAEEFSKRHDDSHMSVVFSTYHSIDVIARAQDAYGMPDFDLVICDEAHRTTGVTFPGDGDGSAFVRVHDQDYLHARRRLYMTATPRIYGDVAKEKAGKEGALVCSMNDEAIYGHDLHVITFSEAVRRKLLVDYKVIVLAVEEKAISATLQKLLDDSGNGLKVDDAAKIVGCWKALAKIGLSQDGVNDPAPMKRAVAFCQVIAPEYRGKKHKVSSIRIAEMFQQVVEEYQKQEDIEPQARLTCEAEHVDGGMNASEKEAKLAWLKEEAPEQTCRILSNVRCLSEGVDVPALDAVLFLTPRNSQVDVVQSVGRVMRAALGKTRGYVVLPVVIPAGKEPHEALDDNQTYRVVWEVLQALRSHDDRFDAMVNKMDLREQPDTSRMEVIAITHKITQRTIASSTGLTSRARKTYGIGTVRGPDGDDGQEELQLQIGEIERAIYARIVKKVGNRHHWEDWANDIAKIAGTHIARIETILDNPENTKSHEAFSRFAAELRADLNDSVTDGEIIEMLAQHLITRPVFEALFAGHSFAADNPISKALSRVLDVLDEHSLGKETDTLDAFYRSVHERAEGIDTAYGRQKIMVELYDRFFRSAFPKMTERLGIVYTPVEVVDFIIRSVNDVLEDEFDQTLGSPGVHILDPFTGTGTFITRLLQSGFITKDELAHKYRHEIHANEIVLLAYYIAAINIEAAYHDLMKGDYMPFEGICLTDTFRLNEGHDLASRLLADNNARVRHQQTLDIRVIMGNPPYSVGQKSENDNNDNVEYPALDQRIRNTYAARSNAMLAKGLYDSYVRSIRWASDRIRDRGVIGFVTNAGFLDANTADGLRKCLAEEFSSLHIFHLRGNQRTAGETSRREGGKIFGAGSRAPIAISILVKNPESAKQGEILFHDIGDYLTREQKLARVMEFGSIRGIRDAGLWTKITPDAHGDWLRQRDDNFANFIPLGAKKGESTPLFENFSLGVVTNRDVWCWDPSRDTLARNMREMIGFYEHERARFNAAFPDLPRKAREAAIDKFIDTDPTKISWTHNLKQELARDRELQFEDCLVPAIYRPFSRQWLYFSRRLNERVYQMPRIFPIDKAEAENQVIMIKQRPHKNSQFALMSKCIPELQSDGGTQCFPEYLYEIDSAEQSRAEQSRAEQSRAEQSRIIHAN, encoded by the coding sequence ATGTCCGCTCTCACCACTCTACTCGACACGTTCCGTAATGCTGCCGTCACCGAGCGCGAAAAGGGCACCTATTTCGAGGAGCTGACGGTCTGCTATCTGCGGACCGAGCCCAGCTATGCCGACCTCTATGACGGCGTCTGGACCTACGGCGAATGGGCTACCGACCTGGGTCTGACCAGCAAGGACACGGGGATCGACCTCGTCGCCCGAACACGCGGCACAGGCGAATTCCACGCCATCCAGTGCAAGCTCTATGCCGCCGATCACGTCATCGCTAAGAAGGATATCGACAGCTTCTTCACAGCCTCGGGCAAGACCCACTTCACTCGCCGCCTCATCATCGCCAGTACGAACCACTGGACAGAGAACGCCGAAGCCTCACTCGACAACCAAAATCCTCCGGTCAGCAAGATCGACCTGTTCGATCTCGACAGCAGCCTGATCGACTGGACACGCTACCAGCCGAAGACGCCTCCCGCGTTGCGCCCGCGTAAGACGCCACGCCCGCATCAGAAAACCGCCATCGAGCGCGTTCTACGTGGGTTCGAAACGCAGGAACGCGGGAAGCTCATCATGGCCTGCGGCACCGGCAAGACCTTCACCAGCCTGAAGATCACCGAAGCACAGGCCGGACGCGGCGGGCGAGTGTTGTTCCTCGTCCCCAGCCTGTCACTGCTGTCCCAGACCCTGACGGAATGGACGCAGGAGAGCCGGACTCCGCTGCACAGTTTCGCCGTCTGCTCGGACAGCGACGTCGGCAAGAAAAGCGCCGATGACGACGAGATCAAGATCAAGACGCACGAGCTGCGCTACCCGGCGACGACCAGCGCCGCGCGGCTGGCGGAGGAGTTCAGCAAACGGCACGACGACAGCCACATGAGCGTCGTCTTTTCCACCTATCACTCGATCGACGTCATCGCCCGCGCGCAAGACGCATACGGGATGCCGGACTTCGATCTCGTGATTTGCGACGAAGCGCACCGGACGACCGGCGTGACGTTCCCCGGTGATGGCGACGGCAGCGCATTCGTCCGCGTTCACGATCAGGATTATCTCCACGCCCGCCGCCGCCTCTACATGACTGCCACGCCGCGCATCTATGGCGACGTGGCGAAAGAGAAGGCCGGAAAGGAAGGCGCACTCGTCTGCTCCATGAATGACGAAGCGATCTATGGCCACGATCTTCACGTTATCACTTTCTCCGAAGCCGTGCGACGCAAGCTGCTCGTCGATTACAAGGTCATCGTCCTCGCGGTTGAGGAAAAGGCCATCAGCGCGACACTCCAGAAGCTGCTCGATGATTCAGGCAACGGGCTGAAAGTCGACGATGCGGCGAAGATTGTCGGCTGCTGGAAGGCGCTGGCCAAGATCGGACTCTCGCAGGATGGCGTGAACGACCCCGCTCCAATGAAGCGCGCCGTCGCCTTCTGTCAGGTCATTGCGCCCGAGTATCGCGGCAAGAAGCACAAGGTCAGTTCCATCCGCATCGCCGAGATGTTCCAACAGGTCGTGGAGGAATACCAGAAACAGGAGGATATCGAGCCCCAAGCCCGCCTCACCTGCGAGGCCGAGCATGTGGATGGCGGCATGAACGCCTCCGAGAAGGAAGCAAAGCTCGCCTGGCTCAAGGAAGAGGCTCCCGAGCAGACCTGCCGCATCCTCTCCAATGTTCGCTGCTTATCCGAGGGCGTGGACGTACCCGCCCTCGACGCGGTCCTCTTCCTGACTCCGCGCAATTCTCAGGTGGATGTCGTGCAGTCAGTCGGTCGCGTGATGCGCGCGGCCCTCGGCAAGACGCGCGGCTATGTCGTACTGCCAGTCGTCATCCCCGCCGGAAAGGAACCGCACGAGGCGCTGGACGACAACCAGACCTACCGCGTCGTCTGGGAGGTGCTTCAGGCCCTGCGCTCGCATGACGACCGCTTCGACGCGATGGTCAACAAAATGGATCTTCGGGAGCAGCCCGATACGTCGCGTATGGAAGTCATCGCGATCACGCACAAGATCACGCAACGGACGATCGCCTCCTCGACCGGTCTCACCTCCCGTGCCCGCAAGACGTACGGGATTGGCACGGTACGGGGGCCGGACGGCGATGACGGCCAGGAGGAGCTTCAGCTCCAGATCGGCGAGATCGAACGCGCGATCTATGCACGTATCGTTAAAAAGGTCGGCAACCGCCATCATTGGGAAGACTGGGCGAACGACATAGCCAAGATCGCGGGTACCCATATCGCCCGCATCGAAACCATCCTCGACAACCCCGAAAACACCAAATCCCACGAGGCGTTCTCCCGTTTCGCCGCCGAATTGCGCGCCGATCTGAACGACAGCGTCACGGACGGCGAGATCATCGAGATGCTGGCCCAGCATCTCATCACCCGCCCGGTCTTCGAGGCGCTGTTCGCAGGCCACAGCTTCGCCGCCGACAACCCGATCTCCAAAGCACTCAGCCGCGTGCTGGACGTGTTGGACGAGCACAGTCTCGGCAAGGAGACCGACACGCTGGACGCCTTCTATCGCAGCGTCCACGAGCGGGCCGAGGGGATCGACACTGCCTATGGCCGCCAGAAGATCATGGTGGAGCTCTACGACCGCTTCTTCCGCTCCGCCTTCCCGAAAATGACCGAGCGGCTCGGCATCGTCTATACGCCCGTGGAGGTGGTCGATTTCATCATCCGCTCGGTCAATGACGTGCTGGAGGACGAATTCGACCAGACGCTCGGCAGTCCCGGCGTGCATATCCTCGACCCGTTCACGGGCACCGGAACCTTCATCACGCGATTGCTCCAGAGCGGCTTCATCACGAAAGACGAACTGGCGCATAAATACCGGCATGAGATTCACGCCAATGAGATCGTCCTGCTCGCTTACTACATTGCCGCCATCAATATCGAGGCTGCGTATCATGACCTGATGAAGGGCGACTACATGCCTTTTGAGGGTATCTGTCTGACTGATACGTTCCGCCTCAACGAGGGTCACGACCTCGCCTCACGGCTTCTGGCGGACAACAACGCCCGCGTGCGGCATCAGCAGACGCTCGATATCCGCGTCATCATGGGTAATCCACCCTATTCAGTCGGACAAAAGAGCGAAAACGACAATAACGACAACGTCGAATATCCCGCATTGGACCAGCGTATCAGGAACACTTACGCGGCAAGGTCCAATGCGATGCTCGCAAAAGGGCTTTATGACAGTTATGTTCGCTCCATCCGCTGGGCAAGCGACCGGATTCGCGATCGCGGCGTGATCGGCTTCGTTACCAATGCCGGATTTCTGGACGCGAATACGGCGGACGGATTGCGGAAATGCCTTGCGGAGGAGTTCTCCTCCCTTCACATCTTCCACCTGCGAGGCAATCAGCGCACGGCAGGCGAAACTTCTCGCCGTGAGGGTGGTAAGATTTTCGGCGCAGGCAGCCGCGCGCCGATCGCTATCTCCATCCTCGTCAAAAACCCGGAAAGCGCAAAACAGGGCGAAATCCTGTTCCACGATATCGGCGACTATCTCACGCGGGAGCAAAAGCTGGCGCGCGTGATGGAATTCGGGAGCATCCGGGGCATCCGCGACGCCGGTCTTTGGACCAAAATCACGCCGGACGCGCATGGCGACTGGCTCCGCCAGCGCGACGATAACTTTGCCAACTTCATCCCACTGGGTGCAAAAAAGGGCGAAAGCACACCACTATTCGAGAATTTCTCTCTTGGCGTTGTGACCAATCGCGATGTTTGGTGCTGGGATCCATCCCGCGATACGCTGGCCCGGAACATGCGAGAGATGATCGGCTTTTATGAACATGAACGAGCGCGGTTCAATGCGGCTTTTCCCGATCTTCCCAGGAAGGCGCGCGAGGCGGCGATTGACAAATTTATCGACACCGATCCAACAAAAATCAGTTGGACGCACAATCTCAAACAGGAATTGGCCCGAGACAGAGAACTGCAATTCGAGGACTGCCTCGTTCCGGCGATTTACCGCCCGTTTTCGCGACAATGGCTGTATTTTAGCCGCCGCCTAAACGAGCGCGTCTATCAGATGCCCCGAATTTTCCCGATAGATAAGGCCGAGGCAGAAAATCAAGTCATCATGATCAAGCAACGGCCGCACAAGAACAGTCAGTTTGCGCTGATGAGTAAATGCATCCCCGAACTGCAAAGCGATGGCGGAACGCAGTGCTTTCCAGAGTATCTTTATGAGATTGACTCAGCAGAGCAGAGCAGAGCAGAGCAGAGCAGAGCAGAGCAGAGCAGAGCAGAGCAGAGCAGAATTATACACGCCAATTAA